A window of the Carassius gibelio isolate Cgi1373 ecotype wild population from Czech Republic chromosome B16, carGib1.2-hapl.c, whole genome shotgun sequence genome harbors these coding sequences:
- the mfap5 gene encoding microfibril associated protein 5, producing the protein MGSYPVSVLLCCCFFVLVTVQAQQTEIHDIDPSVLPPPDCREETYPCTRMYSVHRPIKRCIHSLCIYSLPRVYVINKEICVRTVCQQDEILMAELCREKSGWPKRQKRTTMSRCRRAKPNSWANRA; encoded by the exons ATGGGCAGCTATCCAGTCTCTGTGCTGTTATGCTGTTGTTTCTTTG tactTGTTACTGTCCAGGCACAGCAAACTG AAATCCATGACATTGATCCCAGTGTTTTGCCACCGCCAG ACTGCAGAGAGGAAACATACCCCTGCACCAGGATGTACTCTGTTCATCGACCGATAAAGAGATGCATCCATTCACTCTGCATCTACAG TCTTCCAAGAGTTTATGTGATCAACAAAGAAATCTGTGTGAGAACCGTGTGCCAGCAAGACGAGATCCTGATGG ctgaactCTGTAGAGAGAAATCTGGTTGGCCAAAACGCCAAAAGAGGACAACTATGAGTCGCTGTCGCCGTGCCAAACCAAATAGCTGGGCAAACAGGGCCTAA
- the LOC127975237 gene encoding serine/threonine-protein kinase SBK2 — protein sequence MTTAPKELDELCYLTAQSMTSLVTSQHFKLIKKLGEGSYGKVMLAVHQRRGTPMALKFFPRRSTTLQAFLREYNLSVSYCTHPSLTRALGIFYSTPSHYVFAQEAGLYGDLYNVIVSEEGVSEESAQRVMSQLSGAVSHLHSLGFVHRDIKPENIFLCDRACRWVKLGDFGLARAQGTEVRAVWYNSPFCVPEVEGAKTVSDAEEAEDIWMSVEPSLDTWALGILIYCLLTSCFPWEESTSDDPSYCKYRDWFNRIKQREETQDTVREESEAEIDVPPQFDSLSSFVLTLLRKLLNPLPRLRPGPDEILSYLGGPWLLKTEKEEMRREKEAQEEAKKIHERGRVEGEKEILGRRER from the exons ATGACT ACTGCACCTAAAGAACTGGACGAGCTGTGCTACCTCACGGCGCAGTCCATGACATCACTGGTGACATCACAGCACTTCAAGCTCATCAAAAAGCTGGGGGAGGGCTCGTACGGCAAGGTGATGCTGGCGGTGCATCAGAGGAGAG GAACCCCAATGGCTCTGAAGTTCTTCCCCCGCCGCTCCACAACTCTCCAAGCTTTCCTGCGGGAGTACAATCTATCCGTCTCCTATTGCACACACCCTTCTTTAACACGGGCTCTAGGCATCTTCTACTCCACTCCTTCTCACTATGTCTTTGCCCAGGAGGCTGGTCTCTATGGCGACCTGTATAATGTCATTGTGTCAGAG GAGGGGGTGAGTGAGGAGTCTGCACAGCGTGTGATGTCTCAGCTGAGTGGTGCTGTATCTCATCTCCATTCTCTTGGCTTTGTGCATCGTGACATCAAGCCAGAGAACATCTTCTTGTGTGACCGTGCTTGTCGCTGGGTCAAACTGGGCGACTTTGGCCTGGCGCGAGCACAGGGGACCGAGGTCCGTGCTGTGTGGTACAACTCCCCTTTCTGTGTGCCTGAGGTGGAGGGCGCCAAGACAGTCAGCGATGCAGAGGAAGCAGAGGACATCTGGATGTCCGTGGAGCCCAGTTTGGATACTTGGGCTTTGGGGATCCTCATATACTGCCTGCTGACGAGCTGCTTCCCCTGGGAGGAGAGCACTTCTGATGACCCTTCCTACTGTAAGTACAGAGACTGGTTCAACCGAATCAAGCAGAGAGAGGAGACACAAGACACTGTGAGGGAGGAGAGTGAAGCTGAAATCGATGTGCCCCCGCAGTTTGACTCTTTAAGCTCATTCGTCCTCACCTTGCTGAGAAAGCTGCTGAACCCGCTGCCCCGGCTTCGTCCGGGGCCTGATGAGATCCTGTCTTACCTCGGGGGACCTTGGTTACTGAAGACAGAGAAAGAGGAGATGAGGAGAGAGAAGGAGGCACAGGAGGAGGCCAAGAAGATACATGAGAGAGGAAGGGTGGAAGGGGAAAAAGAGATATTGGGACGGAGGGAGAGATAA
- the aicda gene encoding single-stranded DNA cytosine deaminase, whose translation MISKLDSVLMTQRKFIFHYKNVRWARGRHETYLCFVVKRRTGPDSLSFDFGHLRNRSGCHVELLFLRHLGALCPGLWGSSVDGARMCYAVTWFCSWSPCSKCAEQLAHFLSQTPNLRLRIFVSRLYFCDEEDSQEREGLRHLKRAGVQISVMTYKDYFYCWQTFVARRERSFKAWDGLHENSVRLVRKLNQILQPFEAEDLRDGFALLGL comes from the exons ATGATCAGCAAGTTGGACAG TGTTCTCATGACCCAGAGGAAATTTATCTTCCATTATAAGAATGTGCGCTGGGCCCGAGGGAGACACGAGACTTACCTTTGTTTTGTAGTAAAGAGACGCACCGGTCCTGATTCCCTGTCCTTTGACTTCGGACACCTGCGCAATCGCTCCGGCTGCCATGTAGAG CTGCTCTTCTTACGTCACTTGGGTGCGTTGTGTCCGGGGCTGTGGGGCTCCAGTGTGGACGGTGCGAGAATGTGTTACGCAGTGACCTGGTTCTGCTCCTGGTCGCCCTGCTCTAAATGCGCTGAACAACTTGCCCACTTCCTGTCACAGACGCCCAATCTGCGTCTGAGAATCTTTGTGTCACGCCTTTACTTCTGTGATGAAGAGGACAGCCAGGAGAGGGAAGGACTGAGACACCTGAAGAGGGCAGGGGTGCAGATCTCTGTGATGACTTATAAAG ACTATTTCTACTGCTGGCAAACCTTTGTTGCACGGAGGGAGAGGAGTTTTAAAGCCTGGGATGGCCTTCACGAAAACTCTGTCCGACTTGTTCGAAAACTTAATCAGATCCTGCAG CCCTTCGAGGCTGAGGATCTGAGGGACGGTTTTGCTCTCCTCGGGCTATGA